The region TTGGGTGAATTTTAAGCCAGCCCTTATTTCTCTGAGCAATCTATTTGACAGGTTTGTTGTAAGGTTAAAAGAAGAAGTAAAGTGTGTTTGCCATATTGAGGATGGCTGGAGGACAAATTAAATAAACAGTTCAAATTCTGCTGATGTAGCCTCTTTtttcaagagggggaaaaaaaaaaacttggaaagAGCACACTGTCCCTCTAAAGTTCTGTTTGCAAAAACTGCTAATCTTTTTGTAATTAACCCATTTGGGACTGAACAGCAGTTTGCACTGTCCAGGAGGCTAACGTCTTCACCGCAAGATTTCAGCAAGGATGATGAAATTCTCAGATTGCAGGAGAGGACTATCAAGGAGACCTTCACAGGCTATCTTGATTTCCAGATGAGGTGGAAGCTGTCTGGGCATGCGGAGGAATGAGTATTCTCACTCCAATTCTCCGTTTGCATAGCTGCATGAAGAAGATTATTCTCATTCTCAGTCCTCTCATTTCATAAGAGCATCATCTTGGACCACTCCACCCTCCACTTCCATCCCTCTCCTCTTGTTCATCTGGATTTCCTGCATCCTTTCTGAGCCTTCTATAAAGATCTCACAGTCTGGAGGATGAAAGATTGCCTTGCAAAGAAGTCTCAATTTCTAACATGGAAGGTACCTGCCCCAGTTCCCTTTGTGTGTGAATTGCAACAAGAGTGAGTACTGCAGTAATTTCCAAAATTGTGTAGTCTCTTGAATTGGCTCTTTTTATTATTTTGGAGTTGTGCCTCTTTTTACAAATGCTTCTTGTTCTGAAATCTAAGTTCATACATGTTTCTATCTTTGCCAATTTGTAGAGGAGtctgtttctggtaagatagaaTCATTACAGCTTaagacttactgaacacaatgggtttacttctgagtaagacaaACACCACGTTTAAACCCTTCCAGCAATGAGTCATTACTGCTGCTATTGCTATTGCTGCAGTGATCCTTTACTGGATTGAGGAGTTGCCTTTTAGTTTGCAACACTCCAAGTGACTTTCATCTTTTTAAAGAAAGACCTTAAACCGATGCAGTGGTTGGAACCAGTAAAATAATGAAAACGATAGGCTGTGAAGAGTGAAACTCCTCAGCAGTTGAGTAGATGAAGTATGGAAATGGCTCCTTCCCAAAATTGCATGTATCTGAGATATAGAGGAAAGAGTTTCTCTTTCATTATTAATACCCGTGCATAGTTACAGCTGAATTAAATAAGAAGTGACACTCCAAAAGATTCTGCTACACAAATGGCTAATTACAAGATCAAATTTTCATGGCAACAGCAATACTACAGTGGcctgtgctgcacccagtggaggttaggaggctgcaggaggtcaccttggggcaaggggatatttttcccttcacCCCATCTTTagcccagtctgccctatggggctactcggatctgtgccagctatttaggatACTGCCTAACCCCACATTTTTACCTTCCTTCAGATCTTCCATAATGAGGAGATGGAGTTCGTTGTGGTCAGAGCCATGGTATGTGTGACATTATTTCATCCATAAGCCATTCTTTCTACAAGGAAATCAGGCAGCTCACATGTCCCTCATTTTTCCCTTCACAACAGTCCTTTGAGGTAGGCTGGATCGAAGCAGAGTGACTGGCCAGTGACCCCCAGTGATCTCCCTGACTGAATAAGGTCTGAGAGATTAATGCAGCCCCATATACAGGAAAACTGACTTTAGCTGAGAGCTTGACAGTACAaccctatgcatctctactcagaagtaagaaccattgcattctgtgggacttacttccagataactgtgtataggattgagtcTGAGTGAAACAAAGGGACAGAACTACAGCCCTTGTAACAAAGGCAGAAACAGTAAGAAAGAAAAGCCACTGAACGAACAGTCCAGCCCAAGGAGGACAGTGGAACTCACAAGCCCCTAAAGTAGGGACTATCATCCCCAGCTGCTAGAGGCCAACATTTATATCATctttgccagtgtttctcaaactgtgggtcaggaaccagtAGGTTGGTCataagtcaatttcagatgggtccacagtcatttcaatattttacttttaatatactagacttgatgctcccgtgctatgagactgcatttggggaaatgttacagatccgtacttttaagaggccactctgtatatgcttttaacaataatagtaaatgggacttagtcctggataagtgtgggtaggattgcagtctagaattgttaaaaattttcttacttcatcatgtcacctccagtcatgacatcacttctggtgggtccagacagattctcattctaaaaagtgggtcccggtactaaacgttttagaaccactgatctataatcTTCCAACAGacttggtgcccccccccacctcttaatAGCAGTATGGCTCCTCCATTACAATGACCCAGTAAGAAAGCAACGTGAGGGTTTTTAACTAGGAATGGTAGGCTGGaatttgggaacttctgcatgcaaagcctaTGAAATGGGCTGGACCTGGGTGGTTAATAGCATCCCATTTGTTTCTCCCACTAGAACCAGCCATCGAGATGAATGGGTCCACTGTGACAGAGTTTGTCTTCCTGGACTTCTCCGGTTCCTATGCTACCCATCTCTTCCTTCTCACTCTGGTTTTGACCTGCTACACAATCATCCTTTTGGGAAACTTTCTAATCATGGTGACAGTGCGGTCAGAGCCCAAGCTCTTTCAgtgccccatgtatttcttcctatcCAATCTGTCCTTCCTTGATGTATCTTTGGGGTCAGTGGCTACCCCAAAACTAGTGACTGATCTACTGAATAATGGTGGCACCATTTCTTATGAAGGTTGCATGACTCAGGTATTTTTTATGCACCTCATTGGAGGTATAGAAATGTTCCTCCTCTCTGTCATGGCTTATGATCGTTacgtggccatctgccacccactgaggTACATGACCATCATGGACAGGCAGTGCTGCCACATTTTCATCATATTTTGCTGGACAGCAACCCTCATTCATGCCTTTTTCCAGACAGTGGTTGTAGCCCAGCTACCATATTGTGGACCAAATGTTCTGGACAATTTCTTTTGTGACATCCCACAGGTAATCAAGCTGGCCTGTGCAGAGATCTATGTTAGTGAAATACTCCTGGTTCTCAGCGACAGTGTGATCATTCTACCCTCTCTTATGGCCTTACTCATGTCATATGCCACCATCCTGGCCACcctctgtggccattttgggaagGGTGGTAGTAAGGCTCTATCCACCTGTGGATCCCACCTGATGGTTGTTGGCCTCTCCTATGGGCCTGTTGTTTATGTCTATACAAAGCCCTCCTCCAACTCTGAGCTGGACAAGATGGCCTCTGTATTCTACATGGTGGTCACACCTGCTCTCAATCCCCTCATCTATACTCTGAGGAATGAAGAGATGAAGGGAGCCATGAGGAAGTTGAAAAACAAGTGCAAACATCTCTTGCTGCCTGGACAGGAGTAGACGTGTAGAACTCATTGGTCACACCTGCCCT is a window of Tiliqua scincoides isolate rTilSci1 chromosome 5, rTilSci1.hap2, whole genome shotgun sequence DNA encoding:
- the LOC136653959 gene encoding olfactory receptor 4Q3-like; the encoded protein is MNGSTVTEFVFLDFSGSYATHLFLLTLVLTCYTIILLGNFLIMVTVRSEPKLFQCPMYFFLSNLSFLDVSLGSVATPKLVTDLLNNGGTISYEGCMTQVFFMHLIGGIEMFLLSVMAYDRYVAICHPLRYMTIMDRQCCHIFIIFCWTATLIHAFFQTVVVAQLPYCGPNVLDNFFCDIPQVIKLACAEIYVSEILLVLSDSVIILPSLMALLMSYATILATLCGHFGKGGSKALSTCGSHLMVVGLSYGPVVYVYTKPSSNSELDKMASVFYMVVTPALNPLIYTLRNEEMKGAMRKLKNKCKHLLLPGQE